The DNA window CAGGAGACTTCAGCATCTTCAAGGGCAGGGCAAGGAGGgattcaggaagagagagaatagcTGCATGGGCATTTGTTGAGCATGGCTTCCTCCTGCAACACTTGTCTGAAGTCTTCCTCACCAGGTCAGCAACAGCCACCAGACTGTTGGCTACTGCCACAGCtgctgccaccactgctgccacagCATCCACTGCTGCCGCCACTGCTGCCACAGCATCCACTGCTGCTACCACTGCTGCCACAGCATccactgctgccaccactgcCGCAGCATCCAgagctctggtgtctgtgtcgGAGAGATCTGCGGGGCCTGTGGTGGCTCAGGCAGCAGCCACCACCCCCAGAGCTGCAACAGCCCCCAgagctggagccacagcctcccccagagctggagccaCAGCAGCCCCCAGAACCCAGGCTACAGCAGGAAGACACAGGGGGGCACTTGGGAGGACACTTGGGGGGACACTTGGGGGGACACTTGGGGGGACACTTGGGGGGACACTTGGGGGGACACTTTGGTGTCTGGCACTTGGGAGGGCACTTGGGGGCGCACTTGGGAGGGGGCTGGCACTGCTGTTGGCTCTGCTGGCAGGACATCTTGGCCTGTGGGTGTTCAGAAGCTGCAAGACAATCACTCACATGTCACACAACAGACACTGTGGCCACCTGACCCATCCTGCCCACCCCGAAATTTCACCGATAATCAAGGAAACATCACTTATCCTGTCATACCATGTTCATCATGAATTTAGAAACTTAGAAATCCATGCTAGTGAGATTTAATTGTCACCTGGTATCCAGCCACACTGAATGAATATCTAGTGACCTTGTAAAACATCTGTTGGTCTTAGTCCTTCTATATGTGCCAGTACATGGATTATTTCTGAGAAAAGTGGTTGTAATGGGAAAGAGTAACCATTACTTGAAGCTGTCTTTCATTTAAGGTCAGTATTCCAAAGCAACTTCTATGTCACTGAGGGAGTAAGCTGAGCCCCTGACAGAAAAATATGTAAACCCTCTGAAGGCTGCCTTGGAACAGTAGGGCCTGTTGTGAGGTCAGAGTTCAGAGGTATCCAAATCATCACCTGCTTGGCTAAGGGTGACAAGGTAATATCAGCCTTGTAGAGTCCTATTAATCTAAGTAGTGTGTGAACAGATCCCAGAACCAGGAATCTCTTTCTTTCCATAGTCAAAGGAAGAGACTGGTGTTCATTCCTGACTggaattcttcttaggaaatgaGGGGAAGCATTATTTTCACAGACCAACTCCTCCCTGAAACCTGTCCAGATGCATATACTTGTCATTGCTCACTCTCTTTTCTTGAGGGTTCCTATAAACTGAAAGTATTATGTACTCTCCAGACCCAGAACATCCTAAGCATTCCATTGTCAATCAGAACTGTGGCTTCTGTGTGTCCATGTTGTCATTGCCTCACTCCTCACTCTTCACCACATTTAATGATCTACCAATATGTGCTCTAGGCAGAGAGACCCTTCCCAGTCCCCTCTCCAGATCTAGACTAGCAACCCCTCTGGAAAAGTCTCTGCTCTTGCCTCCCATGCACACTTACCAAGGTGATAGGCAGCTCAGGATCTGTGGGTATCTCTGGAGCTGAGTGGATGGAGGTGCCCTTTGCTTCAGCCCTTTTATTTTGatcctgggctctgcctcagCTTGTCAGACAGTGTCTGGACAGGAGAGGCCCTGCCTCCTGACACCCGCATGGTCATGTGACAGGTGATGACCAGGTGTTCCTCACCAACCTTCCTCCATGGCCAGGCATGCTGCATCCATCTTACACCATGGCTTAGGCATGAAGGGAGGAAGTGGATTCCTGGATCCTTAACCCTGGCATACCTGCAGAGTACCTGCCTGGGTACCAGTCACTtccctgtcttttttcttttctgttccttcttaATGTGGTATGTGCAGCATGTAGCCCATATCAAGCTAGCAAAACCTCGACGTTTCTTCCACAATTGCTTCAATCCTTGCACTTTCCCAACTGTGCCTATGTAAGTCCAGTTTAAACATCTACACTAGTAAAATTCTGCATGATAGATCTGGAACACCACCAAGACTATTTGAGGTGTGTTCTGCATGTCTGTTTAGGCTGTGTCAGTTCCCATACTTACTAAGATAGTGCAATATTAAGAATAGTGTAAGACtgttatgaaaataaaacatcaaatgaTCACATAGGCTGTTCATGTAACACTTCTGTGCAAATTGCTAAATGCAGATGAGGATGCTTTAATCGTAGCAAGTGGGAGTAATGTATGTTATTCTtattgaggatctgagtttagttTTAGCACCTaagtggggcagctcacaaccacctgtaactccagcttaaGAGCATCTAACACCCTCTTTTTACCTCCAAAGGTACATGCagtcatgtacacatacccacacagatagatacacatagacacacagacaccacaatttaagataaaattattacctttaaaaatagtaattgaAAGATAAAGAggttcaataaataaaatgtataaaaatgtccTAAGGAAGCCCAATATTTGTAAAAATGTATATACATTAATAAATGTACAGAGGTGATAGTGTCCAGAGAGAGTGGACatctttattttatctgtatcttTATATTTGTCtcagtatatatttttatatcatatatttCATGAATTTTCAGGTAATCCTTATTCAGGAATATACTACCTTTTCTTTACTATTTCAATATTGCTGTATATTCTGTACAAGCAAGCACATCTCCTTCatgaaaactgcatgttactACTAGTGTGGTCAGATGGCATATTAGTAAGGAGAAAATCAGGAAGAGGGCTCCTTTGAGTTCGAGGGAATAATATTGTTCACCtataagaaataaaggaatagagTCAGTCTACTCCTGCATGTGAGACAAAGGACTAATGAGCCAAATCCCTGACTGAAGAAGGCAGATTTTTTAATAGAATCAATCCTTAGTAATTTACAAGATGTGTTTCTGTGGTCATTAGACCTCTGTTCTCTCTATGTGCCtgattttcatttatattctaCATGTTCATAGtctatatatgaaaatattatttagaaCTTATTCTCTTTTTCAGATTTAGTAGAAATAATTGTGATTCATCATAGAAAGTTATTTTTGTAAAGAGTCATGATTTAAGATTGCcttaaatctaaaaaatagtCAGTGAGAAGTGACAATGAAATATACAAACTAAATTGGCAAAATCTCTTCTTCTTAAATGTTGGTGAACTCTGGAATTTCCAAGCCCTGGGAATAACATGAGCTTGGGACACAAGAGAAGGGTGAGCACCAAGAAAATATGATAGACAAACAGGGCTATTTATAATTGTTCAGAGAGTCTTCATATACATAGATGCATAGGTCCTTGTCTTCTGTCATATATTTTCATCTATCATTTGTCtccatgtctttttaaaaatacatgtaatatTTACACATACCCGAAGGTATAACGCTATATGGCTCCTAAAGTCCATTAGTCTTTCATTTACTATGTTTCAGTGTCAGATCCATAGAAGACCCTAACGCTCTCAATGATACCAACCACAAGGTCAATAGCAAAGACTTGTTCAGAAATGTATAACACTTAACAGAAGTAGAAAGTCTTATGATGCACAGCCTTTTGTACTACTTTACCTGAAGCATTTCCCACATGCTCTCAAATTTGTTCTCAGATCAATGATgatattttctcttcttcttttttgttaagaTTTTCTCTAAGCTATATGTTTATGAACTTTAGCTGCTATGATAATGCAGCTGAGGtccacattatttttcttttaatctatgaTGTTTAATGTAGTCATGAGGAATTCCTTAACAACCTGTCTTAGagtttgtgttttccttcagTAGCTGAACACTCATTCTGTAGCTATTTGTTGATGCCTAAGCCTTTCACTGGAATCTTCGTTGATGTGCAAGCTTAGAAATAGATACTCCT is part of the Peromyscus eremicus chromosome 6, PerEre_H2_v1, whole genome shotgun sequence genome and encodes:
- the LOC131913756 gene encoding keratin-associated protein 5-1-like, with translation MAAAVAAVAAVAAAVDAVAAVVAAAVAVANSLVAVADLLLNTQAKMSCQQSQQQCQPPPKCAPKCPPKCQTPKCPPKCPPKCPPKCPPVSSCCSLGSGGCCGSSSGGGCGSSSGGCCSSGASEHPQAKMSCQQSQQQCQPPPKCAPKCPPKCQTPKCPPKCPPKCPPKCPPKCPPKCPPKCPPVSSCCSLGSGGCCGSSSGGGCGSSSGGCCSSGGGGCCLSHHRPRRSLRHRHQSSGCCGSGGSSGCCGSSGSSSGCCGSSGGSSGCCGSSGGSSCGSSQQSGGCC